The region GGGCGGCGGCGCCCTCGCCGCGCAGCATCCGCAGATAGGCCTTTCTGAGCTGCGGTCCCGGCACCACGCCGAGCTGCTCGTCGAGGATCCGGCGGCCCTCGCCGTACACCTGGACGGCCTCCGCCTGCCGGTCGCAGCGGTGCAGTGCCGTGATGAGGTGGGCGCGCAGATTCTCCTCCATGGGGAAGCGGGCCACCAGGGAGAGGAGTTCGGGTACCAGGGAGCGGTGCCGGCCGAGTGCCAGATCCGCCTGGATCCGGCGTTCCAGTGCCTCGGCCCGCAGGAATTCCAGGCGTGGCCGCTCGAACTGCAGGAGGTGCTCGCTCACATTGTCCAGGGCGTGGCCGCTCCAACAGCCGAGCGCGCTGCCGAGCAGCCGGCCCGCCTCCTCGTGGCGGTTCTCCTTCAGGGCCTGGCGGCCCAGCCGGTCGAGCCGCTCGAAGGAGAACAGATCGACCTCGGCGTCCTTGACGTCGAGGGCGTATCCCGGGCCTTTCCGGGATATTTGCGCCGCTTTCCCGAGGACTTTTCTGAGCCGGGAGACATAGGTGTAGATCTGGGAGTTCGAGGTGTGCGGCGGCGCGTCCCCCCACAGCGCCGCGCTCAGCCGCCCGTCGGCGACCAGGGCACCCCGCGCCAGCAGCAGTACGGCGAGCACGGTGTGGATCTTCGTCCCGGGCAGCGGGACCGCCGTACCCGCACGGGTCACGGAGACCGGTCCCAGCAAACGGAATTCAAGCATCCCGGGCGCTTCCGCGCCCGGGTCGTCCGGTTCCGCGGTCCCATCGGCGGGCCGTACGGCCACACCACCAGAGTTCAGCACAGCGCAATCCCCATCCCCCGGACATCCCCCGGCAAAGTTCTCCTCATAACCTTATCCGCCAGGACTTTCCCCGCATTATCGAGTCGATTTCCGACAGTCGAAATCGCCGGGAAATCACACCAAAAGCGGCCACCCTTAGGCTGCCCTCAGAGAAAGCCGTCAGGGCGTTTTCTGAGAACACTACGGGGAGTCATTCATGCGTAAGTTCACTACGGGCGCGGTAGCGTTCGCCACCGCCGCGCTGGTTTTTCTTCCACTGCTTCTCGCCGTGGGCGCCGGCCTGCGGACCGGTGATCTGCCCTGGACGTGACGACGCCCGCGGGGGCCTGATCAGCAGCCGTGGAGCAGGCGGGCCAGGACCAGCCCCTCGATGGGGCTGTCCGCGTCGTGCGACCCCAGGACCTCGCGCAGCCGGCCGGCCCGCCGTACCCACACCGGCGCGTTGAGCGTGCGGAATTCCTGCTGGGCCCACTCCAGGGGCGCGTCGGCGCCGGTGCCGCCGCAGATCGCCTCGGCGCAGGCGAGGTTGGTGGTGATCCTGGCCTGGAGGAACCGGTCGTTGACCTCCTCGGCGGCGCGCAGCGCCCGCAGCAGGCTGGCCCGCGCCTTGTGCGGCTCGTTCTGCCGCCACTGCGCCTCGCCGAGGACGCACAGCCCGTGGGCCTCACCCAGCCGGTCGCCCTGACCGCGGGTGAGGCCCACCACGTCGTGGCAGACCCGCTCCGCCCGCGCCGACTGCCCGGCGCCGAGCAGCGCCTCGGCCAGGCGGTAGAGGTTCTGGGTGCGGCTGCGCAGCGATCCGGCCTTGTAGCTGACCTCGATCGCCTGGTTGCTCAGCTCCACACCCCGCTCGGGATTGCCCTGCTCGATCTCGATCTGGGCGAGCAGCCCCAGCGCGTGCGAGAGGCCGGAGGAGTCGCCGGCCCGCCGGAACAGCACCAGGGACTCCTCGCAGCAGCGGGCCGCCTCGGCGAGGTCGCCGGAGAAGCGGGCGCACACCGCGAGATTGCGCCGCACGATGGCCCGGCCCTGGGTGTCGTCGCTGTGCTCCAGGTGGGTCAGCGCGGTCAGCAGCCGCTCCCGCGCCTCCTCGTAGCGGCGCTGGTAGATGGCGAGCGTCCCCAGGGAGCGGAGCATGGTGCCGGCGCCGCGGGTGTCGCCCGCGCGCTGCGCGCCCTCCAGGGCGCACTCGGCCGTCCGCCGCCAGTCCTCCAGGTAGTTGCGCGTCTCGAAGAAGGGGACGGAGCCCACCGCGAGGATCCAGGCTCGTCCCGCCTGACCGCCGCGCGCGGCCTGCGCCACCAGCGCGCCGAGCAGTTCCCGCTCGCCCTCGAACCACTCGATGGGGTCGGCGACCAGCTCGCTCACCGTCTCGCCGGGCACCTGCGGGGTGTGTGCCGGGACGTGGGGGGCGCCCTCGCTCTTGCCGTACAGCTGCTCCCCGGCCGCGTACACCAGCGTGAGCATGGCGGAGAAGACCCGGTCCAGGGTCTGCTCGCGCTCCTGTGCGCTGTCCTCGGCCAGGCAGCGCTCCTGGGCGAACAGCCGCATCAGGTCCTGGATACGGAAGCGGGTCCCGCCGCCCTGCGCGGGGCAGCTCTCCAGGAGCTGCGCGCCGGCGAGCTGGTGGAGCAGCTCCTGCGACACACCGGGGGTGACACCGAGGACGGGGGCGCCGATCCAGGCCGGGACGTCGGGCACGTCCAGCATGCTCAGCTGCCGGTAGAGCCGCGCCGCCTGCACGGAAAGCGCCCGGTAGCTGAGCCACAGGCTGGAGCGCACCCCGCTCTCGCCGGGGCTGACCACGTCCAGGCGCTCGCGGCGGTCCTCCATCCGCGCCGCCATCCGGCGCAGCGACCAGCGGTGGTCGGACAGCAGCCGGGTCGCGACGATCCGCAGCGCCAGCGGCAGCCGGTCGCACAGGTCCACCAGGCGCCGCGCCGCCTCCGGTTCCGCCGCCACCCGGCGGTCGCCGATCGTGGCGGCGAGCAGGTTCAGGGACTCGGCCGGGCTCATCGCGTGCAGTTCGACCCGGACCGCGGCGAAGGCGCCGGCCAGCCCGCTCAGCGGGTCCCGGCTGGTGAAGACCGCCCGGGCGGGGCCGCGGCCGGGCAGCAGCGGGCGGATCTGGTCCAGGGAGCGGGCGTTGTCCAGGACGACGAGCAGCCGTCTGCCGTCGAGGGTGGCGCGGTAGAGCGCGGCCCGGTCCTCCAGGCCCGCGGGGATCGAGGCGCCGGGCACACCGAGCGCGCGCAGCGCCCCGTCCAGCGCCGCCTCGGGTGTGACGGGGCCGCCGTGCCAGTGCGGGCCCTGGAGGTCCAGGTAGATCTGGCCGTCGGGGAAGCGCTCCGCGACGCGGTCGGCCCAGTGCAGGGCGAGGGTGCTCTTGCCGACACCTGCGGCACCGCAGACCGCCGCGATCCGCACCGGCAGGCCGCCGCCGTGCACAGGCACCGGCTGCACGAGCCGTTCGAGCAGGTCGAGTTCGGCCTCCCGGCCGACGAACGGCTCCGGCGGCATCGGGAGTTGCCGGGGCACGGCGTCAGGAGCGGCGGCGGGGGCCGCGGCCCGCACCGGGGCGGGACCGTCGCCCTCCAGCACCGTGCGGTGCAATTCCTGGAGTTCGGCGCCCGGTTCGACGCCCAGTTCCGCGATGAGGATCCGGCGCCCTTCGCGGTAGCAGTCCAGCGCCTCGGACCGGCGGCCCGACAGGTGGTAGGCCCGCATGAGGACGGCGCGGGCGTGCTCGCGCAGCGGGTGCTCGGCGACGACAGGTGCCAGGTTCGCCACCACCGACCGGTAGCGGCCCTGCTGGAGCTGGACGGCGGCGTACTCCTCGGCCAGGTCGATCCTCAGCTCGGTGAGCCGGCTCACCACCCCGGTCAGGGCGCCGCCGTCCAGGCCGTCGAGCACCGGCCCCGACCACAGGGCGAGGGCGTCCTCGAAGCGGGCCGCCGCCGCGCCCGGGTCGCCGGCCTCGGCGGCGGCTCCGGCAGCCGCGGCCGACTCGTACAGGTCGGCCACATCGACGTAATGGCCCTCGGTGTGCAGCACATAGCCGGGCAGCACCGTCTCGATGAGGCCGTCGACGCCCGCCTCGTCGCGGAAGGTCTTGCGCAGCGCCGAGACGCAGATGGCGATCTGGTTGCGCGCGGTGACGGGCGGGTCACCGTGCCAGACGGCGTCCGCCAGGGATTCCACGGAGACGACGCGTCCCGGGGTGAGCAGCAGAACGGCCAGAATTGTGCGCTGCCGCGCGCTGCGCAGCGGCAGTGAGCGACCGTCCACGCTCACTTTGAGCGGGCCCAGCACCTGAAATGACAGCCAGGGCGACACACCGTCCCCTTCCCGGCGGAGCATACGCCCCGCCCCCCCGCGGGAGACATTGCAGAGACATTGTGTGTACAAGTTCTGGTCACGACAACACAGTTGCGCCACCCCTCACGCTACGTGCCGGTCACCTGGTCGGCTCCCTGCGCGTCTTCGCGGGCATCACCACGTTCCGTCACATCATGGCCAGTGCTTGTCCACCGTTTGGCGTACGCCGCTCAGGCGGGCGGCGATCTCCTTCCGCAGCCGCTCGCCGCCCCCGCCGTTGGCGAGCACGACGAGGCCGCGGCCGGTACGCAGCCGGAGCGCCGACGCGGCGTAATGGCCGGCCGAAGCCGCCTCGTGCCCGAACTCCGTGTCGGAGCCGAGGATGTCGGCCCTCGTTCCCAGCCCGTAGCGGCTGTCGGGGCACGGGGTCAGCATGCGGGCCGCGGTGTCCCGGCCGAGCAGGGCGAGCGGGGCGCCGAGCGCGGAACGCCGGATCTCCAGCGCCGCCCTGGCCAGGTCGGCGGCGGTGGTCCACAGCCCGGCCGGGTCCGTGGCCGCGGCGGCGCCGCCGAGGGGGCGCCCGGCGGTGTCGTGGCCGACGCGGGCCGCCGGGGCGCCGGTCCTGCCGCTTCCGCGCGGCGGCGGTCCGCCGAAGCAGCTGTCGTCCAGGCCGAGCGGCCCGAGCACCAGCCGCCGCATCAGCGGGCCGAACGGCTCGCCCGTGGCGTCCTCCAGCAGCGCGGGGAGGCGGTCGGCGCCTTCCGCGCGGCGGTGCCCGAGCAGGTCCGCCAGGGTGACCGGGGTGTCCCCCGGGCGGCCGGTCCCGGCGTCCAGGGCGATCAGCCCCTCGTCCACCAGGCGCAGGGCGCCCAGGGCCGTGAGGTGCCGGCTCAGCCCGCCCGCGGGGAAGGCGGTGCGCGGGGTGACCGGCCTGCCCTCCCCGTCGGTTCCCGCGGCCTCGACCGCCACCAGGTCGCCGCTCTCCAGTACGGCGACGGACGCGCCCGGCACCCGGCACGCCGCGAGCAGTTCCGCGAAGGCGCGCCCGCCGAAGGGGGCCGGCCGGCCGGCAGGTGCGGGCCGGCGGGGGACGGCCGGCCCGCACCTGCCGTACCGTCCGGGGCCGGGCAGCGCCGCCAGGTCCACCCGCCCGTCGGCGGCGCGCGGCACCTCGTCGAGCAGAGCGAGGGTCGCGGGCACCAGGTGTCCCGGCAGCCGCCGCCGGCAGTGGGCCGCCAGCGCCGCCGCGTCCAGGCCCTGCGCACCGGGGCGCGGCACCACGTAGGCGGCCAGGTGGACATCGCCCGCCGCGGCCCGCACCCCGATGACGACGGCCTCGCCGACGCACGGGTGGTCGTGCAGCGCCTCCTCGGCCTCGGCCGGGTCGGCCCGGTGGCCGCGGACCCACACCTGCCGGTCGGCGCGGCCGAGGAGTTCCACCTCCCCCGCCGCCGTCCGGCGCGCCAGCTCCCCGGTGCGGTACATCCGCGTCCCGGCCGGGCCGTACGGGTCGGGCACGAACCGCTCCGCCGTCAGCGCGGCCCGGCCGTCGTAACCGCGGGCCACCCCGGGACCGGCCACGTACAGTTCGCCCACCGCACCGGCCGGGACCCGCCGGCAGGCCCCGTCCAGCACCCTCACCTGCGCGTCCGCGCCGGGGGGCACGGGGTGCAGGCAGCCGCCGTACGACGTCTCGGCCGTCCCGTACGCGCTGAGCAGCCGTCCGGGGCCGAGGTGTCCGGCGAGCCGCGCCGCCGCCGGCCCCGGCGCCCCGCCCGCGACCACGAACGTCCGGGCCAGCGCCGCGACCCGCGCCTCGCCGCGTTCCCTTACGAGCAGGTCGAGATGGCCCGGCGTCAGCTCCAGGAAGCCGAACGGCCCGCTCGCCGCGAGCCACTCCCCCACGTGCGCCAGGTCCAGGGCCTGCGGTGCGAGCAGCACCCGCTGCCCGGCCCACAGCGGTGCCCACAGGCCCGTCGCCGTCAGCTCGGAGGCGACCGACGCGAACACCGCCGTCCCGCCGCGGCCCGTACCGGTCAACTCCCGCTCCGCCCATGCCACATGGTGCGCCAGGCCGCGGTGCGTGACGGCCACGGCGTGCGGGCGCCCGGCCGCCGAGGGCACATGGGCCACGCACGCCACGTCGTCCGGATCCGGCGCCCCGGCGAGCGGCCCGCCCGGGTGCAGGGCCAGCGCGCCGCAGACCTCGGGATCGTCCACGTGCACGACCTGCCCCTCGAACCCGTCGGGCCGGTACGCCGCCTCGGTGACCAGCACCCGCGCCCCGGCGTCGGCGAGCAGCCAGCGCAGCCGGGCCGCCGGGAATTCCGGGTCGAGCGGCACGCATCCGGCGCCCGCCTTCCACACGCCCAGCGTCACCGCGTGCAGGTCGGCGCCCCGGCCGAGGAGGACCCCCACCAGCACGCCGCGTCCCACGCCCCGTAAGCGCAGGTGGCGGGCCCAGCGGTTCGACGCCGCGTCGAGTGCGCCGAAGGACAGGGCGAAGCCGTCGCCCTCCACGGCGACGGCATCCGGGTTCCGCCGCGCCTGCCGCCCGATGAGCCCGGGGACGCAGGCGCCGCCGGTGTCCCCGCCCTCCAGCTCCGCTTCCCGCGTCGCCGCCCCTTCCGCTTCCGCCGCTTCCGCTTCCGCCGCTTCCGCGCGGCGGCGCAGACTCGCCGGGCGCAGGTCGGCCCACAGTTCCTGGACGCGGGCGAGACAGCGCTCCCGCGATCCGGTGGTCCCCTCGGCGTGCCAGCCGGCGGGCAGGTCGCGGTCGATCCACCAGATCGAGTGCTGCCCCTCGCTGTTGAGCACGACGCGCCGGTCCGCGGGGGCGGCGGTCTGCGGTTCTGACAAGGTCGCTCCTGTCGGGTCCACGGGCGTTGCCTGGTTCGGCCGAACCGAGCCACCCTGCCCGGGCGGGCCATACACGACCTATACGGGTACTTCTGGCGGGCTGGTTTTTCCGGCAGCCGGCTTCCCGCCGGTCCCCGGCGGCACGGGCGCCCGGCCGCACGGCGGCGGTCGGGTGCGGACTCCGCAAGGGCCGCGGCGTCCGGTCCCGCAAGCGCGACCGCCCCTCCCGGCAGCGGACTTTCCCGCCGAACCCGATTGCCGCCCCAGGACAGCGAGTTGTCCACCCTGGGGTGGCGCCGAGGGGGCAACCCGGTACGATCATCGGCGCGCGGGGCATCCAAGCCCCCGGCAGCGCCATCGCATGGTGCTGCGCAACGGCTATCAGGCGTTCGAGATCATCGGCAGACCGGGCTGCCGATCGATGTCACCCATCGCGCCGCTGACTTGTCCTTCGCTGACTCCTCGTACCAGGAGAACGGTGTCCCGCAACGGGGTGCCCAGCGACACTGTTCCCACGGAAGCGGAGAAATCGTGCACGCCGCCTATGTCACGGTCATCATCCTCGGCGCGGTCTTCAACGGCGCCGCCGCCGTCACCTACCTGATCGGCCATGAGTACCCCAAGACCCAGGCGGACATGAAGGGCCTGCCCCGCAAGTGGGTGCCGGTGCTCGGCTCGTTGCTGGCCGCGGGCACCCTGGGACTGCTGGCCGGGTTCGCCGTGCCGGTCCTGGGCACCCTCGCCGCGATCGGCCTGGTGCTGTACTTCATCGGCGCGATCATCGCCCACCTGCGGGTGGGCTCGCGCGACATCGTGGGCGGCATCGTGTTCCTCGCCACCGCGGTGGCCGCCCTGGTCCTGGGCCTGATCGAGCACGGCGCCTGGTAGACCGCGGCGGCCCTGCCGCCCGCCCCGCTGGACCGCCGCCCAGCGGCTCGTGGGCGGCGGGCGGTCAGGGGACGAGTGCAGGGCCTGCGACTGTCGGTCCTCGCCTTCCTCGGCGGCGGAACCAACGACGTGCAACGCGGACTGATCGCCCGCGGCCTCGGCCTGAGCTGAGGACGCCCGCGCTACCCCGCGGGGCCGGCCGAAGGGTCGAGCGCTCCGGCCGCGACCAGGGCGATGATGGCCGCGCCCACCAGGACCCGGTAGACGACGAACGGCGTGAAGCTGTTGTGCGAGATGTACTTGAGGAACCAGGCGATGGCGGCGTAACCCACCGCGAAGGCGATGACCGTGGCCAGCAGCGTCGGACCCCAGGCCGGTGAGGGTCCTTCACCGATCTTGGCCAGCTCCAGGCCGCCGGAGGCCAGCACCGCCGGGACGGCGAGCAGGAAGGAGTAGCGCGCTGCGGCTTCCCTGCTGTAGCCGAGGAAGAGCCCGGCGCTCACGGTGCC is a window of Streptomyces sp. NBC_01477 DNA encoding:
- a CDS encoding AfsR/SARP family transcriptional regulator; translated protein: MDGRSLPLRSARQRTILAVLLLTPGRVVSVESLADAVWHGDPPVTARNQIAICVSALRKTFRDEAGVDGLIETVLPGYVLHTEGHYVDVADLYESAAAAGAAAEAGDPGAAAARFEDALALWSGPVLDGLDGGALTGVVSRLTELRIDLAEEYAAVQLQQGRYRSVVANLAPVVAEHPLREHARAVLMRAYHLSGRRSEALDCYREGRRILIAELGVEPGAELQELHRTVLEGDGPAPVRAAAPAAAPDAVPRQLPMPPEPFVGREAELDLLERLVQPVPVHGGGLPVRIAAVCGAAGVGKSTLALHWADRVAERFPDGQIYLDLQGPHWHGGPVTPEAALDGALRALGVPGASIPAGLEDRAALYRATLDGRRLLVVLDNARSLDQIRPLLPGRGPARAVFTSRDPLSGLAGAFAAVRVELHAMSPAESLNLLAATIGDRRVAAEPEAARRLVDLCDRLPLALRIVATRLLSDHRWSLRRMAARMEDRRERLDVVSPGESGVRSSLWLSYRALSVQAARLYRQLSMLDVPDVPAWIGAPVLGVTPGVSQELLHQLAGAQLLESCPAQGGGTRFRIQDLMRLFAQERCLAEDSAQEREQTLDRVFSAMLTLVYAAGEQLYGKSEGAPHVPAHTPQVPGETVSELVADPIEWFEGERELLGALVAQAARGGQAGRAWILAVGSVPFFETRNYLEDWRRTAECALEGAQRAGDTRGAGTMLRSLGTLAIYQRRYEEARERLLTALTHLEHSDDTQGRAIVRRNLAVCARFSGDLAEAARCCEESLVLFRRAGDSSGLSHALGLLAQIEIEQGNPERGVELSNQAIEVSYKAGSLRSRTQNLYRLAEALLGAGQSARAERVCHDVVGLTRGQGDRLGEAHGLCVLGEAQWRQNEPHKARASLLRALRAAEEVNDRFLQARITTNLACAEAICGGTGADAPLEWAQQEFRTLNAPVWVRRAGRLREVLGSHDADSPIEGLVLARLLHGC
- a CDS encoding AMP-binding protein, coding for MSEPQTAAPADRRVVLNSEGQHSIWWIDRDLPAGWHAEGTTGSRERCLARVQELWADLRPASLRRRAEAAEAEAAEAEGAATREAELEGGDTGGACVPGLIGRQARRNPDAVAVEGDGFALSFGALDAASNRWARHLRLRGVGRGVLVGVLLGRGADLHAVTLGVWKAGAGCVPLDPEFPAARLRWLLADAGARVLVTEAAYRPDGFEGQVVHVDDPEVCGALALHPGGPLAGAPDPDDVACVAHVPSAAGRPHAVAVTHRGLAHHVAWAERELTGTGRGGTAVFASVASELTATGLWAPLWAGQRVLLAPQALDLAHVGEWLAASGPFGFLELTPGHLDLLVRERGEARVAALARTFVVAGGAPGPAAARLAGHLGPGRLLSAYGTAETSYGGCLHPVPPGADAQVRVLDGACRRVPAGAVGELYVAGPGVARGYDGRAALTAERFVPDPYGPAGTRMYRTGELARRTAAGEVELLGRADRQVWVRGHRADPAEAEEALHDHPCVGEAVVIGVRAAAGDVHLAAYVVPRPGAQGLDAAALAAHCRRRLPGHLVPATLALLDEVPRAADGRVDLAALPGPGRYGRCGPAVPRRPAPAGRPAPFGGRAFAELLAACRVPGASVAVLESGDLVAVEAAGTDGEGRPVTPRTAFPAGGLSRHLTALGALRLVDEGLIALDAGTGRPGDTPVTLADLLGHRRAEGADRLPALLEDATGEPFGPLMRRLVLGPLGLDDSCFGGPPPRGSGRTGAPAARVGHDTAGRPLGGAAAATDPAGLWTTAADLARAALEIRRSALGAPLALLGRDTAARMLTPCPDSRYGLGTRADILGSDTEFGHEAASAGHYAASALRLRTGRGLVVLANGGGGERLRKEIAARLSGVRQTVDKHWP
- a CDS encoding DoxX family protein: MHAAYVTVIILGAVFNGAAAVTYLIGHEYPKTQADMKGLPRKWVPVLGSLLAAGTLGLLAGFAVPVLGTLAAIGLVLYFIGAIIAHLRVGSRDIVGGIVFLATAVAALVLGLIEHGAW